From a single Microbacterium terrisoli genomic region:
- the ligD gene encoding non-homologous end-joining DNA ligase — MSGSDETHIEVAGQDVRVSHPDKIVFPEPGLTKLGLVEYYLAVAEGALRGAGGRPLVLKRFVKGIDAEPFFQKRVPKNHPAYIDTATLRYASGTAAEEAVIRDAAGLAWIVGLGCLDLNPHAVRAEDLDHPDELRVDLDPMPGVDWSQIVDVAFVVRDVLADAGLVGWPKTSGSRGIHILVRIRPEWDFREVRSAAQALARDVEARAPGLATARWWKEERGESVFVDFNQNAKDRTVASAYSVRARPDARVSMPLRWDELRTRRPQEFTALTVPGLFAQHGDAHADMDDTPGSLEGLLQLAESLGPAEKPPRRADGTGRRQSSMPLIEIARTKTRPEADSALAQWQQAHAEVARMLHPADVLMDGMRGSSSQWYRVRVNLQHVPEADRPQQEPLLADYDPWA, encoded by the coding sequence ATGAGCGGTTCGGACGAAACGCACATCGAGGTCGCCGGGCAGGACGTGCGCGTCTCTCACCCCGACAAGATCGTGTTCCCCGAGCCCGGGCTGACCAAGCTCGGGCTCGTCGAGTACTACCTTGCGGTCGCCGAGGGCGCCCTGCGCGGCGCCGGCGGGCGTCCGCTGGTGCTCAAGCGCTTCGTGAAGGGCATCGACGCCGAGCCGTTCTTCCAGAAGCGCGTGCCCAAGAACCACCCCGCCTACATCGACACTGCCACGCTGCGGTATGCGTCGGGTACAGCTGCCGAAGAGGCGGTGATCCGGGATGCCGCAGGCCTGGCCTGGATCGTAGGTCTCGGCTGCCTCGACCTGAACCCGCACGCGGTGCGTGCGGAGGATCTCGACCACCCCGACGAGCTGCGCGTGGACCTCGACCCGATGCCCGGAGTGGACTGGTCGCAGATCGTCGACGTCGCATTCGTGGTGCGCGATGTGCTCGCCGATGCCGGCCTGGTCGGCTGGCCGAAGACCAGCGGGTCGCGCGGCATCCACATCCTGGTGCGGATTCGGCCGGAGTGGGACTTTCGCGAGGTCCGCTCGGCCGCGCAGGCCCTGGCGCGCGACGTCGAGGCCCGGGCGCCCGGACTGGCGACCGCCCGCTGGTGGAAGGAAGAGCGCGGCGAGAGCGTGTTCGTCGATTTCAACCAGAACGCCAAGGACCGGACCGTGGCATCCGCCTACTCGGTGCGAGCCCGGCCCGACGCCCGGGTGTCGATGCCACTGCGCTGGGACGAGCTGCGCACGCGACGGCCTCAGGAGTTCACCGCCCTGACGGTGCCCGGGTTGTTCGCACAGCACGGCGACGCGCACGCCGACATGGACGACACGCCCGGGTCGCTCGAGGGCCTGCTGCAGCTTGCCGAGAGCCTGGGACCGGCGGAGAAGCCGCCGCGCCGTGCGGACGGTACGGGCCGGCGGCAGTCGTCCATGCCGCTGATCGAGATCGCCCGCACGAAGACCCGGCCCGAGGCCGACTCCGCGCTCGCGCAGTGGCAGCAGGCGCACGCGGAGGTGGCCCGGATGCTCCACCCCGCCGACGTGCTCATGGACGGCATGCGCGGCTCGAGCTCGCAGTGGTACCGAGTGCGCGTCAATCTGCAGCACGTGCCGGAGGCCGATCGCCCGCAGCAGGAGCCGCTGCTGGCCGACTACGACCCCTGGGCCTGA
- a CDS encoding Bax inhibitor-1/YccA family protein encodes MPSANPAFNNPAFQEPRAVKSYPGGPAAATIGGTSQTGQMAQAASVNAQLEGQFAAPAAGAIDTDRMTVEDTVLKTIGLFAVLVVLAVVGWVWSMSAVSVANPSPTMIPWIVGLVGGFALAMVISFSKTVRPALIFAYAAFEGLFVGAISAFFEFLFPGIVLQATLATLAVVGVTLALFASGKIRASKRATKIWMIAMIGYLVFSLINVGMMMFGAFPAGSGGAFGLLSSVKILGIPLGLIIGVFVVIMAAYSLVQDFDFIQQGVRNRAPRKYGWLGGFGIMVTVVWLYIEILRIIAIARSN; translated from the coding sequence ATGCCGTCGGCAAACCCCGCCTTCAACAACCCCGCGTTCCAGGAGCCCCGCGCGGTCAAGTCCTACCCCGGCGGCCCGGCCGCCGCCACGATCGGCGGCACATCGCAGACCGGGCAGATGGCGCAGGCCGCGTCGGTGAACGCCCAGCTTGAGGGGCAGTTCGCCGCTCCGGCCGCAGGTGCCATCGACACCGACCGCATGACGGTCGAAGACACCGTCCTGAAGACGATCGGCCTGTTCGCCGTGCTGGTCGTCCTGGCCGTCGTCGGCTGGGTCTGGTCGATGTCGGCGGTCTCGGTCGCCAACCCGTCGCCCACGATGATTCCGTGGATCGTCGGCCTGGTCGGCGGTTTCGCCCTGGCCATGGTGATCTCGTTCTCCAAGACGGTGCGTCCCGCGCTCATCTTCGCCTACGCCGCGTTCGAGGGCCTGTTCGTCGGTGCGATCTCGGCGTTCTTCGAGTTCCTGTTCCCCGGAATCGTTCTGCAGGCAACGCTGGCCACGCTCGCCGTGGTGGGCGTGACGCTGGCCCTGTTCGCCAGCGGCAAGATCCGCGCATCCAAGCGCGCCACCAAGATCTGGATGATCGCGATGATCGGCTACCTGGTCTTCTCGCTCATCAACGTCGGCATGATGATGTTCGGAGCCTTCCCGGCTGGTTCGGGCGGCGCGTTCGGCCTGCTAAGCAGCGTGAAGATCCTCGGCATCCCCCTGGGGCTCATCATCGGCGTGTTCGTGGTCATCATGGCGGCGTACTCGCTGGTGCAGGACTTCGACTTCATCCAGCAGGGTGTACGCAACCGCGCTCCCCGCAAGTACGGCTGGCTCGGCGGCTTCGGCATCATGGTCACCGTCGTCTGGCTCTACATCGAGATCCTGCGCATCATCGCGATCGCGCGAAGCAACTAG
- a CDS encoding glycerophosphodiester phosphodiesterase family protein, whose protein sequence is MPTLAPQIIGHRGAPGYRPEHTRSSYELAFHMGVDAVEPDVVVTSDGVLVVRHENEVSTTTDVASRPEFAARRTTKRIDGHRVTGWFTEDFTWDELSRLRCRERLPTLRPGNTAYDGAEPILRLRDVLDLAAAAGGGVVVEIKHATYFAGLGWDLAQLVADELRRAGWADGIRPLVIESFESTVLGQVRERGIVAPSVYLLESRGRPADLVAARGASAPDFASVVTPAGLDALPAGVGGISLDKAMLLGRHGAGKRGGAEIVADAHERGLVVFTWTCRPENAFLSRTFRSREGDAAYGDYVGEWARLQGTGVDGVFVDHPDLGAAQFRRV, encoded by the coding sequence GTGCCGACCCTCGCGCCCCAGATCATCGGTCACCGCGGTGCGCCCGGATATCGTCCCGAGCACACCCGCTCCTCGTACGAACTCGCGTTTCACATGGGGGTGGATGCCGTCGAGCCCGACGTCGTGGTCACCTCAGACGGCGTGCTCGTGGTGCGCCATGAGAACGAGGTGTCGACCACGACGGATGTGGCATCCCGACCCGAGTTCGCCGCGCGCCGCACGACGAAGCGCATCGATGGCCATCGGGTCACGGGCTGGTTCACCGAGGACTTCACCTGGGATGAGCTGTCGAGGCTGCGGTGCCGCGAGCGGCTGCCGACGCTGCGACCGGGCAACACCGCCTACGACGGCGCAGAGCCGATCCTGCGCCTGCGCGACGTGCTCGACCTGGCCGCCGCCGCCGGGGGCGGGGTCGTTGTCGAGATCAAGCACGCGACGTACTTCGCCGGCCTGGGCTGGGACCTGGCGCAGTTGGTCGCCGATGAACTGCGCCGGGCGGGCTGGGCCGACGGCATCCGCCCTCTTGTCATCGAGTCGTTCGAATCGACCGTGCTCGGGCAGGTGCGTGAGCGAGGCATCGTCGCGCCGTCCGTGTACCTGCTCGAATCGCGCGGCCGACCGGCCGACCTCGTCGCCGCTCGCGGAGCGTCGGCGCCGGACTTCGCGTCGGTGGTGACCCCGGCGGGGCTCGACGCGCTGCCCGCGGGCGTCGGCGGAATCAGCCTCGACAAGGCGATGCTGCTGGGCAGGCACGGTGCCGGCAAGCGCGGGGGTGCCGAGATCGTGGCCGATGCGCACGAGCGGGGGCTCGTCGTGTTCACGTGGACGTGCCGTCCCGAGAACGCTTTTCTGTCACGGACGTTCCGGTCGCGCGAGGGCGACGCGGCATACGGGGACTACGTCGGCGAATGGGCGAGGCTGCAAGGCACCGGTGTGGACGGCGTGTTCGTCGATCACCCCGACCTCGGCGCGGCACAGTTCCGCCGCGTGTGA
- a CDS encoding RNA polymerase subunit sigma-70: MTLVMDDAMTRARAGDGDAFRELTEPHTHELLVHCYRMLGSLQDAEDALQETLLAAWQGLHAFEGRSSLRTWLYRVATNRCLNARRAAGRRHAQEWNVPGLIPPEPSQLGEVVWLEPLPDAVDATAEALGPEARYEQTEAISIAFVRALQLLPPRQLAVLLLRDVLGFHAAEVAGMLGATVESVNSLLKRARSGLRHNRVDIDAEPAPARHSAAERSILTAFVTAYQAGDVDAIVALLTDDAFMSMPPIALEYVGRTAVGAFCAALFGSGRTFELELTGANGQPAFGIYTRTPDGTRVGTGLLVLTLAGDRVSAMDWFEAALLPRFGLPRTMA, encoded by the coding sequence ATGACCCTTGTGATGGATGACGCGATGACACGCGCACGCGCGGGCGACGGTGATGCGTTCCGCGAGCTCACCGAGCCGCACACCCACGAACTTCTCGTGCACTGCTACCGGATGCTGGGCTCGCTGCAGGACGCCGAAGACGCGTTGCAGGAGACCCTGCTGGCAGCGTGGCAGGGTCTGCACGCGTTCGAAGGCCGGTCATCCTTGCGCACGTGGCTGTACCGAGTCGCCACGAACAGGTGCCTGAACGCGCGGCGCGCAGCAGGTCGGCGGCACGCGCAGGAGTGGAACGTGCCGGGCCTGATCCCGCCCGAGCCCTCCCAGCTCGGCGAGGTCGTGTGGCTCGAGCCGCTGCCCGACGCCGTCGATGCGACGGCGGAGGCGCTCGGCCCCGAAGCCCGGTACGAGCAGACCGAGGCGATCTCGATCGCATTCGTCCGCGCGCTGCAGCTGCTGCCGCCGCGACAGCTCGCCGTGCTGCTGCTGCGCGACGTGCTGGGCTTTCACGCCGCGGAGGTCGCCGGCATGCTCGGCGCGACCGTCGAGTCGGTCAACAGCCTGCTCAAGCGCGCGCGCTCGGGTCTGCGGCACAATCGCGTCGACATCGACGCCGAGCCGGCCCCGGCACGCCACTCGGCGGCCGAGCGCAGCATCCTGACCGCCTTCGTCACCGCCTACCAAGCAGGAGATGTCGACGCGATCGTGGCCCTCCTGACCGACGACGCCTTCATGTCGATGCCGCCGATCGCCCTCGAATACGTCGGTCGGACGGCCGTCGGCGCGTTCTGCGCGGCCCTGTTCGGCTCGGGCCGTACGTTCGAACTCGAACTCACCGGCGCCAACGGGCAGCCGGCCTTCGGCATCTACACGCGCACGCCCGACGGAACCCGCGTCGGGACCGGACTGCTCGTGCTCACCCTCGCCGGCGACCGTGTGTCGGCGATGGACTGGTTCGAGGCGGCCCTGCTGCCGCGCTTCGGACTGCCGCGGACTATGGCGTGA
- a CDS encoding dihydrofolate reductase family protein, giving the protein MGKLIVSENMTLDGVTEDPTGDDGIEGGGGWFIRGMGEDRPVWADAEFAEAREASALLMGRRSDAYFGARWNTMPGEWADWSRSLPKYVVSSTIATSVWVNGTVLRGDVVDEVRALKARIDGTILTYASRLLVQTLLEHDLVDELHLTVFPVVAGSGKRLFDGASMERSLRLRSTETVGAGLTRLVYDVVHVD; this is encoded by the coding sequence ATGGGAAAGCTGATCGTCAGTGAGAACATGACGCTGGACGGCGTCACCGAGGACCCGACCGGCGACGACGGAATCGAGGGAGGCGGCGGGTGGTTCATCCGTGGGATGGGCGAGGACCGTCCGGTGTGGGCGGACGCCGAATTCGCCGAGGCGCGCGAGGCGTCGGCGCTGCTGATGGGACGCCGCAGCGACGCGTACTTCGGCGCACGCTGGAACACGATGCCGGGGGAGTGGGCGGACTGGAGCCGCAGCCTGCCGAAGTATGTCGTCTCGTCCACGATCGCCACGTCGGTCTGGGTCAACGGGACGGTGCTGCGCGGCGACGTCGTCGACGAGGTACGGGCGCTCAAGGCCCGCATCGACGGCACGATCCTGACGTACGCGAGCCGCCTGCTGGTGCAGACGCTGCTCGAGCACGATCTGGTCGACGAGCTGCACCTGACCGTGTTCCCGGTCGTGGCAGGGTCGGGCAAGCGCCTGTTCGACGGCGCGAGCATGGAGCGATCGCTGCGGCTTCGCTCGACTGAGACAGTCGGCGCGGGCCTCACGAGGCTCGTCTATGACGTCGTACACGTGGACTAG
- a CDS encoding VOC family protein has product MDARITFITLAVADLAASRRFYVDGLGWQPAFEAEGEVMFFRVGPTIMLSLWSRAGFEAEVGPLPPGGGIPPLALAHNMPDTAGVDAVMRDAAAAGAQIVTPARQRDWGGYSGYFADPDGFRWEVACNPGPLGVELMQAAGLV; this is encoded by the coding sequence ATGGATGCCCGCATCACCTTCATCACTCTCGCCGTCGCCGACCTGGCGGCCTCGCGCCGCTTCTACGTCGACGGCCTCGGCTGGCAGCCCGCATTCGAGGCCGAGGGCGAGGTGATGTTCTTCCGGGTCGGCCCGACGATCATGCTGTCGCTGTGGAGCCGCGCGGGCTTCGAAGCCGAAGTCGGACCATTGCCGCCCGGTGGCGGCATCCCGCCCCTCGCGCTGGCCCACAACATGCCCGACACTGCCGGGGTCGACGCCGTGATGAGGGATGCCGCGGCCGCCGGTGCCCAGATCGTCACGCCCGCCCGGCAACGGGACTGGGGCGGGTACTCCGGCTACTTCGCCGATCCCGATGGGTTCCGGTGGGAGGTGGCATGCAACCCCGGGCCGCTCGGGGTCGAACTCATGCAGGCGGCAGGGCTGGTGTAA
- a CDS encoding ATP-dependent helicase has protein sequence MTDASTPIIVGGDTGPRAGSGAGTSRPDADLLEGLNPQQREAVVYRGRALLIVAGAGSGKTRVLTHRIASLLRNKEAWPSQILAITFTNKAAGEMRDRVQQLIGQHAQGMWISTFHSACVRILRREAEQFGFTKSFTIYDSGDSRALIKRLVKEHEADAFGLTPGSVQSRISKLKNELADAESFARDANMSDPAEHKFAEVFSDYQRALRKANAFDFDDLIGQTVYLFRAFPHIADVYRRRFRHILVDEYQDTNHAQYALIHELTKPVVGRAAEPYAAGGMMIFEPEQAPELEPASLTVVGDSDQSIYAFRGADIRNITEFERDYPGAKVVLLEQNYRSTQNILSAANAVISHNFDRKDKRLWTDVGAGEKIVGYTGYSQHDEAQFVADEIEVLRGQGKGYGEMAVFYRTNSQSRALEEIFIRAAIPYKIMGGTRFYERAEIKDALAYLTAVANPADEMALRRIINKPKRGIGDVTVETIARYAGSEQILFRDALANASAIGLGPKLQTAVARLDAVLAEASEIMLPSSGEVAPPTAVGEGLSLLMEKSGYRDALRMSRDPQDEARLENLDEFVAVAREFARNNPEGTLLDFLTEVALVSDSDGLDDASGTVSLMTLHTAKGLEYDAVFLTGVEEDLIPHRISAGEPGGPAEERRLFYVGVTRARQRLYLTLAMTRAQFGEVSVAMPSRFLQEVPPELIDWRQSPGDVNSRGGTQSRALNARRPWGQRRGDDIPALKPKSTSMEKFANRIPARVRDNGDMQLASGDRIRHEDFGEGIVDAVTGEGAKRVAHVRFDAAGAKKLLIKIAPIEKL, from the coding sequence ATGACCGATGCTTCCACGCCCATCATCGTCGGCGGCGATACCGGCCCGCGCGCAGGTTCCGGCGCCGGCACGAGCCGCCCCGACGCCGATCTGCTCGAGGGATTGAACCCACAGCAGCGCGAGGCCGTGGTCTACCGCGGGCGGGCGCTGCTGATCGTGGCCGGCGCAGGTTCCGGCAAGACGCGCGTGCTCACCCACCGCATCGCGTCGCTGCTGCGCAACAAGGAGGCATGGCCCAGCCAGATCCTGGCCATCACATTCACGAACAAGGCCGCCGGCGAGATGCGCGATCGCGTGCAGCAGCTGATCGGGCAGCACGCGCAGGGCATGTGGATCTCGACCTTCCACTCCGCCTGCGTGCGCATCCTGCGACGCGAGGCCGAGCAGTTCGGGTTCACGAAGTCGTTCACGATCTATGACTCGGGCGACTCGCGCGCGCTGATCAAGCGCCTGGTCAAAGAGCACGAGGCAGATGCCTTCGGCCTGACGCCCGGGTCGGTGCAGAGCCGCATCTCGAAGCTGAAGAACGAGCTGGCCGATGCCGAATCGTTCGCACGCGACGCGAACATGTCCGACCCCGCCGAGCACAAATTCGCCGAGGTGTTCAGCGACTACCAGCGCGCGCTGCGCAAGGCCAACGCCTTCGACTTCGATGACCTCATCGGCCAGACCGTGTACCTGTTCCGCGCGTTCCCGCACATCGCCGACGTCTACCGCCGGCGGTTCCGACACATCCTCGTCGACGAATACCAGGACACGAACCACGCGCAGTACGCGCTCATCCACGAGCTCACCAAACCGGTGGTCGGTCGGGCCGCCGAGCCGTACGCCGCCGGCGGAATGATGATCTTCGAGCCCGAACAGGCGCCCGAGCTCGAGCCGGCGTCGCTGACCGTCGTCGGCGACTCCGATCAGTCGATCTACGCGTTCCGCGGTGCCGACATTCGCAACATCACCGAGTTCGAACGCGACTATCCGGGCGCCAAGGTCGTTCTGCTCGAGCAGAACTACCGCTCGACGCAGAACATCCTCAGCGCGGCCAATGCCGTGATCAGCCACAACTTCGACCGCAAAGACAAGCGGCTGTGGACCGATGTCGGCGCCGGCGAGAAGATCGTCGGCTATACGGGGTATTCGCAGCACGACGAGGCACAGTTCGTCGCCGATGAGATCGAGGTTCTGCGCGGGCAGGGCAAGGGGTACGGCGAGATGGCGGTGTTCTACCGCACCAACTCGCAGTCGCGTGCGCTGGAAGAGATCTTCATCCGCGCGGCCATCCCCTACAAGATCATGGGCGGCACGCGGTTCTACGAGCGGGCCGAGATCAAAGACGCCCTGGCCTATCTGACGGCGGTCGCCAATCCGGCCGACGAGATGGCCCTGCGCCGCATCATCAACAAGCCCAAGCGCGGCATCGGCGACGTGACGGTGGAGACCATCGCCCGCTACGCCGGCTCCGAGCAGATCCTGTTCCGGGATGCTCTGGCCAATGCCTCGGCGATCGGGCTCGGACCGAAGCTGCAGACCGCCGTGGCGCGCCTGGACGCGGTGCTGGCCGAGGCATCCGAGATCATGCTGCCCTCGTCGGGTGAGGTCGCCCCGCCGACGGCAGTGGGCGAGGGCCTGTCGCTGCTGATGGAGAAGAGCGGCTACCGTGACGCGCTGCGCATGAGCCGTGACCCGCAGGACGAGGCGCGGCTGGAGAACCTCGACGAGTTCGTCGCCGTCGCACGTGAGTTCGCCCGCAACAACCCCGAGGGCACGCTGCTGGACTTTCTCACCGAGGTGGCGCTGGTCTCCGACTCCGATGGCCTCGATGACGCATCGGGCACGGTCTCGCTGATGACGCTGCACACGGCGAAGGGTCTCGAGTACGACGCCGTGTTCCTCACCGGTGTGGAGGAAGACCTGATCCCGCACCGCATCTCGGCGGGTGAACCGGGGGGACCGGCCGAAGAGCGACGCCTGTTCTATGTGGGCGTGACCCGTGCGCGCCAGCGACTGTATCTGACGCTGGCGATGACGCGCGCGCAGTTCGGCGAAGTGTCGGTGGCCATGCCCAGCCGCTTCCTGCAAGAGGTTCCGCCCGAACTGATCGACTGGCGGCAGTCGCCCGGTGATGTGAACTCGCGCGGCGGCACGCAGTCGCGGGCGCTGAACGCCAGGCGACCCTGGGGGCAGCGCCGCGGCGACGACATCCCGGCTCTGAAGCCGAAGTCGACGTCGATGGAGAAGTTCGCGAACCGCATTCCCGCACGTGTGCGCGACAACGGCGATATGCAGCTGGCGTCAGGCGACCGCATCCGGCACGAGGACTTCGGCGAGGGCATCGTGGATGCCGTCACCGGCGAGGGCGCGAAACGCGTCGCGCACGTGCGGTTCGATGCGGCAGGGGCGAAGAAACTTCTCATAAAGATCGCACCGATCGAGAAACTCTAG
- a CDS encoding SseB family protein, producing the protein MALFSRGSKTTGTEASPAAPEAADETSTDPSAQPAENATPDDAAVTPGEAAGASSGVADDADGQDAAAAESVPQVGISTSSYGGFGASAPADAAAPAVSPAVLTGEAPPPSESIPGLPDNVVLRAALAALGENPEGHEILNVARQLLQGNAYLRVKGNAQELVGAGAELPLAIATRDDGQYVMVYSSGEALAAAVNADGDTATSAMGQASPAILQYVLQGQFAGIMVDHASAPASVVLPRALIERMFAEMDTTLTLKRLVTTSPRTPETTAEVAQALASVPLWIAVNRASEDDDWGVAESHTEQGERILPVFSHPLEVVALGRGDRPTPFAPAQLGAALRGDEGLSGVVVDPAGPWMRLDRADLGPVMALPEPDAEQQIADEGDEAADPADAADGGESEASRTDDGDAARA; encoded by the coding sequence ATGGCGCTTTTCTCACGTGGCTCGAAGACGACCGGCACCGAGGCCTCTCCTGCGGCCCCAGAGGCGGCGGACGAGACGTCCACCGACCCGTCGGCGCAGCCCGCTGAGAACGCGACGCCCGACGATGCCGCCGTGACGCCCGGCGAGGCCGCGGGCGCGTCGAGCGGCGTCGCAGACGATGCCGATGGCCAGGATGCCGCAGCCGCCGAATCCGTGCCGCAGGTCGGGATCTCGACGTCGTCGTACGGCGGTTTCGGAGCGAGCGCTCCGGCCGACGCGGCCGCTCCGGCCGTGTCGCCTGCGGTTCTGACCGGGGAGGCCCCGCCGCCCAGCGAGAGCATCCCCGGCTTGCCGGACAACGTCGTGCTGCGCGCGGCGCTTGCTGCGCTGGGGGAGAACCCCGAAGGTCACGAGATCCTCAACGTCGCCCGCCAGCTGCTGCAGGGCAACGCGTACCTGCGGGTCAAGGGCAACGCGCAAGAGCTCGTCGGCGCGGGTGCCGAGCTGCCGTTGGCGATCGCCACGCGCGATGACGGCCAGTACGTGATGGTCTACAGCTCTGGCGAGGCGCTGGCCGCGGCGGTGAACGCCGACGGCGACACGGCGACTTCGGCGATGGGGCAGGCATCCCCCGCCATCCTGCAATACGTGCTGCAAGGGCAGTTCGCCGGCATCATGGTCGATCACGCGTCGGCTCCGGCCTCGGTCGTGCTGCCGCGCGCGCTCATCGAGCGGATGTTCGCCGAGATGGACACGACGCTCACCCTCAAGCGGCTGGTGACGACCAGCCCCCGCACGCCCGAGACGACCGCCGAGGTGGCGCAGGCGCTGGCCTCGGTGCCGCTGTGGATCGCCGTCAACCGTGCGTCGGAGGACGACGACTGGGGCGTGGCCGAGTCGCACACCGAGCAGGGTGAGCGCATTCTTCCGGTGTTCTCACACCCTCTCGAAGTCGTCGCCCTCGGTCGTGGCGACCGCCCGACGCCGTTCGCGCCGGCCCAGCTGGGCGCCGCGCTGCGCGGTGACGAGGGTCTGAGCGGCGTCGTCGTCGACCCGGCTGGTCCGTGGATGCGGCTGGATCGCGCCGACCTCGGCCCCGTGATGGCGTTGCCCGAGCCCGACGCCGAGCAGCAGATCGCCGACGAGGGTGACGAAGCCGCAGACCCGGCGGACGCTGCAGACGGCGGCGAGTCTGAGGCATCCCGAACCGACGACGGCGACGCCGCGCGCGCCTGA
- the ligD gene encoding non-homologous end-joining DNA ligase codes for MASERIILTVPGPDGDREVGVSSPSRVIWPEVGITKRELAEYFLAVAEPFLAANGNRPVSLQRFPDGIDGESFFSKNPPKGAPPYVESVSVTYNSGRRHPQLVITEIATAVWAAQMNTVVFHPWASLAGDTDNPVELRIDLDPQPGTDFADAVAVAPALRDVLAEAGLDAWVKTSGSRGLHVFCPIVPASEFLDVRHAVIAAARELARRMPDRVTVDWWKEQRGARIFVDFNQANRDRTMAGAYSPRALPGATVSTPITWDELATVDPAAFTVRTTAQRLAERGDPWHDFAAAPGRIDTLLQWWERDVADGLGELPFPPEFPKMPGEPPRVQPSRAKKTDDAE; via the coding sequence ATGGCCTCAGAGCGCATCATCCTGACCGTGCCCGGCCCCGACGGCGATCGCGAGGTCGGGGTCTCGAGCCCGAGCCGTGTGATCTGGCCCGAGGTCGGCATCACCAAACGCGAGCTGGCCGAATACTTCCTCGCCGTCGCCGAGCCGTTCCTGGCCGCCAACGGCAACCGGCCGGTGTCGCTGCAGCGCTTTCCCGACGGCATCGACGGCGAGAGCTTCTTCTCGAAGAATCCGCCGAAGGGCGCACCGCCCTACGTCGAGTCCGTCTCCGTGACCTACAACAGCGGGCGGCGGCATCCACAGCTCGTCATCACCGAGATCGCGACGGCCGTGTGGGCCGCACAGATGAACACCGTCGTGTTCCACCCGTGGGCATCGCTGGCCGGCGACACCGACAACCCCGTCGAATTGCGCATCGACCTCGACCCCCAGCCGGGCACCGACTTCGCCGATGCGGTGGCGGTGGCGCCCGCACTGCGCGACGTGCTGGCCGAGGCGGGGCTGGATGCCTGGGTGAAGACGAGCGGCAGTCGTGGACTGCATGTGTTCTGCCCGATCGTGCCGGCCTCCGAGTTCCTCGACGTGCGGCACGCGGTGATCGCCGCCGCGCGAGAGCTTGCCCGGCGCATGCCCGACCGGGTCACCGTCGACTGGTGGAAGGAACAGCGCGGGGCGCGCATCTTCGTCGACTTCAACCAGGCCAACCGTGACCGCACCATGGCCGGCGCCTACAGCCCGCGCGCACTGCCCGGGGCGACGGTGTCGACGCCGATCACGTGGGACGAGCTGGCCACGGTCGATCCCGCCGCGTTCACGGTGCGCACGACGGCACAGCGGCTGGCCGAGCGGGGCGACCCGTGGCACGACTTCGCCGCCGCACCCGGCCGCATCGACACGCTGCTGCAGTGGTGGGAGCGCGACGTCGCCGACGGGCTCGGCGAGCTGCCGTTCCCGCCCGAGTTCCCCAAGATGCCGGGTGAGCCGCCACGCGTGCAGCCCAGCCGTGCGAAGAAGACCGACGACGCCGAATGA
- a CDS encoding nitroreductase family deazaflavin-dependent oxidoreductase: MTGKAGFLDRTIAALLRTQWLVRAPIALYRSGWGWIFGRRLVMIEHLGRTSHEPRFVVVEVAERGRNRLVVASGFGTKAQWYRNLQANGVAYLSTGRARRVPAHVRLLDRDESAAGLERYAAEHPAGWKRLKGAMDYAAGGDAYIPLVEFTPGQVSTSSTSKDETTSS, translated from the coding sequence GTGACAGGAAAGGCAGGATTCCTCGACCGCACGATCGCGGCACTGCTGCGCACGCAGTGGCTGGTGCGCGCGCCGATCGCGTTGTACCGCTCAGGATGGGGGTGGATCTTCGGCAGACGCCTCGTGATGATCGAGCACCTCGGGCGCACATCGCACGAGCCGCGCTTCGTCGTGGTCGAGGTCGCCGAGCGCGGTCGCAACCGCCTCGTCGTCGCGTCCGGGTTCGGCACGAAGGCGCAGTGGTACCGCAACCTGCAGGCCAACGGGGTGGCGTACCTCAGCACGGGGCGGGCCCGGCGGGTCCCGGCGCACGTGCGCCTGCTCGACAGAGACGAGTCGGCCGCGGGGCTGGAGCGGTATGCGGCGGAGCATCCCGCGGGGTGGAAGCGGCTGAAAGGCGCGATGGATTACGCCGCCGGCGGCGACGCGTACATCCCGCTCGTCGAGTTCACGCCCGGTCAGGTCAGCACTTCGTCGACGTCGAAGGATGAGACCACCTCGAGCTGA